The Metabacillus sediminilitoris genome window below encodes:
- the buk gene encoding butyrate kinase, producing MQVNEFRILVLNPGSTSTKIGVFDNERSIFEKTLRHDIDKINQYSTIIDQYEFRKQTILETLDEEGINISKLNAVCGRGGLLRPIEGGTYTVNNQMLEDLKKGFAGQHASNLGGIIAYEIASGLNIPAYIVDPVVVDEMEEIAKVSGIPSIKRRSIFHALNQKAVARRVASEFNKKYEEMNLVVTHMGGGITIGVHKQGRVIDVNNGLHGDGPFSPERAGTVPAGDLVSMCYSGDFFREEMMKKLVGQGGLVGYLGTNDAVEVEKMIEAGDEKAALIYAAMAYQIAKEIGCASAVLKGKVDAIVLTGGLAYSKKFIQDISSYIDWIADVLVIPGENELQALAEGALRVLKNEEKAKSYPNTKQELALESQF from the coding sequence TTGCAAGTGAATGAATTTCGAATTCTTGTCCTTAACCCAGGGTCTACTTCAACGAAAATAGGTGTTTTTGATAATGAGCGATCTATTTTTGAAAAAACGCTTAGACATGACATAGATAAAATTAATCAGTATTCTACGATTATTGATCAGTATGAGTTTCGAAAACAAACAATCTTAGAAACGCTTGATGAAGAAGGAATCAACATCTCAAAATTAAATGCTGTCTGTGGTCGCGGGGGATTGCTCCGTCCGATTGAAGGTGGCACATATACAGTAAATAATCAAATGCTTGAGGATTTAAAAAAGGGTTTTGCTGGGCAACATGCATCAAACCTAGGTGGAATTATTGCTTATGAAATAGCTAGTGGTTTAAATATTCCTGCATATATTGTTGATCCTGTCGTAGTAGATGAAATGGAAGAGATTGCGAAAGTTTCTGGAATCCCTTCAATTAAAAGAAGAAGCATTTTTCATGCGTTAAATCAGAAAGCCGTCGCACGGCGTGTTGCATCAGAGTTCAATAAAAAATATGAAGAAATGAACCTTGTTGTCACGCATATGGGTGGCGGAATAACGATAGGTGTACATAAACAAGGGCGTGTGATAGATGTAAATAATGGCTTGCATGGTGACGGTCCATTTAGTCCAGAACGTGCTGGAACAGTTCCTGCGGGTGACCTTGTTTCCATGTGTTATTCAGGTGATTTTTTTCGTGAAGAAATGATGAAAAAGCTAGTTGGGCAAGGTGGCCTAGTTGGATACTTAGGGACAAATGATGCAGTCGAGGTAGAAAAGATGATTGAGGCTGGAGATGAAAAAGCAGCACTTATATACGCTGCAATGGCCTATCAAATTGCGAAAGAGATTGGCTGTGCGAGTGCTGTATTAAAGGGCAAAGTCGATGCCATTGTTTTAACGGGAGGCTTGGCATATAGCAAAAAATTTATTCAAGATATTTCCTCATATATTGATTGGATTGCAGATGTTCTTGTCATACCAGGAGAAAATGAGCTTCAGGCTCTTGCTGAAGGTGCCTTACGTGTACTAAAGAACGAAGAAAAAGCAAAAAGTTATCCAAATACAAAACAAGAGTTGGCGTTAGAAAGCCAATTTTGA